From Dermochelys coriacea isolate rDerCor1 chromosome 23, rDerCor1.pri.v4, whole genome shotgun sequence, one genomic window encodes:
- the MZF1 gene encoding myeloid zinc finger 1 → MGERHHLCGECGKRFSCPSDLSEHQRLHAAERHYSCPECRKGFNHPCELSRHLQMYTGEHPFPCPECGKGFSQSSDLNKHLRVHTGERPFPCAECGKRFSSRSDLNKHLRVHTGERPYPCTECGRSFSQVSTLTLHQKTHTGERPYICYLCEKRYTHPLNLVKHKRIHMGE, encoded by the coding sequence ATGGGGGAGAGACACCATCTCTGTGGTGAGTGTGGGAAGAGGTTCAGCTGCCCCTCAGATCTCAGTGAGCACCAAAGGTTGCACGCTGCTGAGAGGCACTATTCCTGCCCTGAATGCAGGAAAGGATTCAATCACCCCTGCGAACTCAGCAGGCACCTGCAAATGTACACGGGTGagcaccccttcccctgccctgagtgtgggaaggggttcaGCCAGAGCTCGGATCTCAACAAGCACCTGCGGGTGCACACGGGTGAGCGGCCCTTTCCCTGTGCTGAGTGCGGAAAAAGGTTCAGCAGTAGGTCGGATCTTAACAAGCATCTGCGGGTTCACACGGGTGAGCGGCCCTATCCCTGCACTGAGTGTGGGAGGAGCTTTAGCCAGGTCTCCACACTCACCCTACACCAGAAAACCCACACTGGAGAAAGACCCTACATCTGCTACCTGTGTGAAAAAAGGTACACACACCCATTAAACCTCGTTAAACACAAGAGAATCCACATGGGGGAGTGA